A single window of Gossypium hirsutum isolate 1008001.06 chromosome A10, Gossypium_hirsutum_v2.1, whole genome shotgun sequence DNA harbors:
- the LOC107890142 gene encoding disease resistance-like protein DSC1 — protein MELGCHTIYPLLQSHNLNSFMASSSSSRQMKHQVFLSFRGEDTGLNFTSHLLKALKDTGINVFFDEDTLEKGDQLSLALSQAIATSNLSIIVLSVNYASSKSCLAELSDIMDRKDTEGHIVLPIFYHVDPSDVRNLGGRFKTSFDDHESEKLDQVQQWQTAFVEVGKLKGWHIEGCKSGSAAEELVGIDDKKRTILRLIDQEDSRVIGLWGMGGIGKTTLADAVYKEAFTKFEDHCFLQNVSQKLEKQGIESLRNEFLSKLLNQKIHIGTPSISFTLIERLNNKRVIVVFDDVNDPDQIDCMGVKYFGDGSKIIITSRDRQVLRNGGADKMYEVKKLNENDSLQLFSTFAFKLLNPSVDYRDLSNKFVEYAQGSPLALKVLGSKLYTKTKKDWESEVEKLKEYGQPKILQILKRSFGELDEIEKNIFLDIACIFKRVSKKEAEEVLSCCYKGAACGISNLIDKCLLDIDCKYGEYISVHDMLEEMGKDIVRQESKSIGMRSRLWSPEDVDKVLRYSKGSESIEGITLDMSQIKDKLRLHPSVFENMLSLKYLEFYSCNFDKKLLADEHDIVSLPNELRYLRWSYYPVKYLPSSFNPKNLVVLNLSNGNIEQLLDDNDHQDLVNLRKINVSQCKNLRKIANLLGAINLKTLDCSGCESLVELPCLNRLTSLEFLELEECYSLKEFPELPNNFSDLSLQETGIEEVPDSIDRLTSLEMLVLSNSMVKNVSSHISKLESLGLLDLSYCPIAEFPEIPRNLRVLELRGTQIEEVPFCFDCQSSLTLLDLSYTSIQKIQCNMSISSSGDIKTVDVPSSITRFGNLVRLKMNYCNSLKLLSEVPPDLSYLEAHGCSSLEKVTFTDQNLFELPDDIFMIFSNCFNLNQDSIDNILESAMFKAGAQVETRTSLWEIGWESQTFFCFPGNEISANKFEFQSLNSSIDLKIAPNWRVGGGFLAFAICLVADLTDCCHYKNLECICEYQLKATDGGNEKFKTKWYDHEDGDLDSELEDFEFMGDHVLVLFNDDMVKKDEDYVEASFEFYIKGHYYSWKEVKDKTDDIEVKKCGVHVFYVDEDQFDEMSKDVSGEGQIDETSNDESDEDQIDETSSEASDEDQFDKTSSDASDEDQEKFNFDEMSKDIRVVFDIFLLTVELWPAMQQKTSSRPESKLNQRSNSILFSFVTPLVAL, from the exons ATGGAGCTTGGATG TCATACAATCTATCCTTTGCTTCAATCACATAATCTAAACTCTTTCATGGCGTCTTCTTCGTCTTCTCGTCAAATGAAGCATCAAGTTTTCTTAAGCTTTAGAGGAGAAGACACAGGCCTTAATTTTACCAGTCATCTTCTGAAAGCTTTGAAAGACACAGGAATCAATGTTTTCTTCGATGAAGATACACTGGAAAAAGGGGACCAACTTTCACTAGCACTTTCTCAAGCAATTGCAACCTCAAATCTTTCAATCATCGTTTTGTCTGTCAACTATGCTTCTTCAAAATCATGCTTGGCTGAACTCTCTGACATCATGGACCGCAAGGATACTGAAGGACATATTGTTCTTCCCATCTTTTATCATGTTGATCCTTCTGATGTACGGAATCTTGGTGGGAGATTCAAAACCTCCTTTGATGACCATGAATCAGAAAAGCTAGATCAAGTACAGCAATGGCAAACTGCCTTTGTTGAAGTTGGTAAATTAAAAGGGTGGCATATAGAAGGTTG CAAGTCTGGAAGTGCTGCTGAAGAATTGGTTGGAATAGATGATAAAAAAAGGACGATTTTGAGACTGATTGATCAAGAAGACAGTCGTGTAATAGGACTTTGGGGAATGGGTGGTATTGGCAAAACTACCCTTGCTGATGCTGTATATAAAGAAGCCTTTACAAAGTTTGAAGATCATTGTTTTCTCCAAAATGTTAGTCAGAAATTAGAAAAACAAGGAATAGAATCTTTAcgaaatgaatttctttccaaaCTATTAAACCAAAAAATCCACATAGGCACCCCGTCCATAAGTTTTACTTTAATAGAAAGGCTCAATAACAAAAGAGTGATTGTTGTCTTTGATGATGTTAATGACCCAGACCAAATAGATTGTATGGGTGTCAAATATTTTGGGGATGGGAGTAAAATTATAATAACATCTAGAGATAGACAAGTACTTAGGAATGGAGGAGCTGACAAAATGTACGAGGTAAAGAAGTTAAATGAGAATGACTCTCTTCAACTATTTTCTACATTTGCATTCAAGCTGTTGAATCCTTCGGTTGATTATCGAGATCTATCGAACAAGTTTGTAGAGTACGCCCAAGGTAGTCCACTTGCTCTTAAAGTTTTGGGTTCTAAATTGTATACAAAGACTAAAAAAGATTGGGAAAGTGAGGTGGAGAAGTTAAAGGAATATGGGCAACCAaaaattttacagattttgaAGAGAAGCTTTGGTGAGTTGGATGAAATAGAAAAGAATATATTTCTTGACATAGCATGCATTTTTAAAAGGGTATCCAAGAAAGAGGCAGAAGAAGTTCTAAGTTGCTGTTATAAGGGTGCAGCGTGTGGAATAAGTAACTTGATTGACAAGTGCCTACTTGATATTGATTGTAAATATGGTGAATATATTTCTGTGCATGATATGCTTGAAGAGATGGGCAAGGACATTGTTCGCCAAGAATCGAAAAGCATTGGAATGCGCAGTAGATTATGGAGTCCTGAGGATGTGGATAAGGTGCTCAGATATAGTAAG GGGTCTGAATCAATTGAAGGAATAACATTAGACATGTCTCAAATCAAAGATAAGCTACGATTACATCCTTCTGTTTTTGAGAACATGCTTAGTCTTAAATATCTCGAGTTCTATTCATGTAACTTTGACAAGAAGCTACTTGCAGACGAACATGATATTGTATCTCTTCCTAATGAGTTAAGGTATCTTCGGTGGTCTTATTACCCCGTCAAATATTTACCATCAAGTTTTAATCCGAAGAATCTTGTTGTGTTGAATTTATCAAATGGCAACATAGAACAACTTTTGGATGACAATGATCATCAG GATCttgttaatttaagaaaaattaatgtTTCCCAATGCAAGAATTTAAGGAAGATCGCTAATCTATTAGGAGCCATCAACCTTAAAACACTTGACTGTAGCGGGTGTGAGAGTTTGGTTGAACTTCCTTGCTTGAATCGTTTGACATCTCTAGAATTTCTTGAACTTGAGGAATGTTATAGTCTCAAGGAGTTTCCCGAGCTCCCAAATAACTTTTCTGATTTAAGTTTACAAGAAACTGGAATAGAAGAAGTACCCGATTCAATTGATCGTCTCACTAGTCTTGAAATGTTGGTTTTGAGCAACTCGATGGTCAAAAATGTATCGAGCCATATTTCAAAGTTGGAATCCCTTGGTCTGTTGGATCTTAGTTATTGCCCAATCGCTGAATTCCCAGAAATCCCAAGAAATTTAAGAGTATTAGAGTTACGTGGTACTCAAATTGAAGAAGTACCATTTTGTTTTGACTGTCAAAGTAGTCTTACGCTCTTAGATTTGAGCTACACAAGTATTCAAAAGATACAGTGCAATATGAGCATCTCTAGTTCTGGAGATATTAAAACAGTTGATGTGCCCTCATCGATCACAAGGTTTGGAAACCTTGTACGTTTGAAAATGAATTATTGCAATAGCCTTAAATTACTCTCAGAGGTTCCACCAGATCTAAGCTACTTGGAAGCACATGGCTGCTCGTCATTAGAAAAAGTAACCTTCACAGATCAAAATCTATTTGAACTCcctgatgatattttcatgataTTCTCTAATTGCTTCAATTTGAATCAAGATTCAATTGATAACATTTTGGAGAGTGCCATGTTCAAAGCTGGAGCCCAAGTAGAGACAAGGACATCGTTATGGGAGATTGGTTGGGAGTCACAAACGTTTTTTTGTTTCCCAGGAAATGAAATTTCAGCAAATAAGTTTGAGTTTCAGAGCTTGAATTCTTCAATAGATTTGAAGATAGCCCCAAATTGGCGTGTTGGGGGTGGATTCTTGGCTTTTGCTATTTGCCTTGTGGCCGATCTAACAGACTGCTGTCACTATAAAAATCTTGAATGTATCTGTGAATATCAACTGAAAGCCACCGATGGTGGTAATGAAAAGTTCAAAACGAAGTGGTATGATCATGAGGATGGAGATTTAGACTCTGAGTTAGAAGACTTTGAGTTCATGGGTGATCACGTGTTGGTTCTGTTTAATGACGATATGGTTAAAAAAGACGAAGATTATGTGGAGGCATCTTTTGAGTTCTACATAAAAGGTCACTACTACAGTTGGAAAGAGGTTAAAGATAAAACCGATGATATAGAAGTGAAGAAATGCGGTGTTCATGTATTTTATGTGGATGAAGATCAGTTTGATGAGATGAGCAAAGATGTATCGGGTGAAGGTCAGATTGATGAGACGAGCAATGATGAATCAGATGAAGATCAGATTGATGAGACGAGCAGTGAGGCATCGGATGAAGATCAATTTGATAAGACGAGCAGTGATGCATCGGATGAAGATCAAGAAAAGTTCAACTTTGATGAGATGAGCAAGGAt ATTAGGGTTGTCTTTGATATCTTCCTTCTCACTGTTGaactttggcctgcaatgcaacagaAAACCAGCAGCAGACCAGAATCGAAGCTGAACCAGCGGAGCAACAGCATTTTGTTTTCATTTGTAACTCCTTTAGTTGCTTTGTAA
- the LOC121208143 gene encoding disease resistance protein RUN1, which yields MASSSRQIRHQVFLSFRGEDTRLNFTSHLLKALKDMGVNVFFDEEKLEKGEQLSKALSQAIAASNLSIIVLSVNYASSKSCLAEVSDIIDRKNTQGHIVLPIFYHVDPSHVRNIGGSFQISFEEHESKRLVDEVKRWKAAFAEVGKLKGWHIDGGKLDRPEAEYIKDIIEYVTEKLTNSRSKSASDELVGLDYQKNMILRLIERKDCRAIGLWGIGGITKTPLVDDVHKEVSPKSGDCNDFHQNVSENIEKQETRSLRNDLFSKLLNEEICIDTLLIGPSFIQEKLNNKEGFKRKQDRVFTGLVTLQVGKWNTSLPIKQNPHMLLLMPFQAKGDDIEGNRNAESIMLDEQTLQRDLQITIEEENYAEAAKIKDDLRVLHEDSKALVLIANFGFYDAFRRGDLAMMQNLWVKGDDVCCVHPGGNGISGYDSIMKSWKIVWMNFEFPLEIKLKNVRVHVRGDFGYVTCMEFVKTTKGSNWGSQFVINVFERINGQWHICIHQAS from the exons ATGGCTTCTTCTTCTCGTCAAATCAGGCATCAAGTTTTCTTGAGCTTCAGAGGTGAAGACACGCGCCTTAACTTCACCAGTCATCTACTCAAAGCTTTGAAAGACATGGGAGTGAATGTCTTCTTCGATGAAGAAAAACTGGAAAAAGGAGAGCAACTTTCAAAAGCACTTTCTCAAGCTATTGCAGCCTCAAATCTCTCAATTATCGTTTTATCCGTAAACTATGCTTCCTCAAAATCATGCCTGGCTGAAGTTTCTGACATCATAGACCGCAAGAACACTCAAGGGCATATTGTTCTTCCCATCTTTTACCATGTTGATCCTTCCCATGTGCGAAATATTGGTGGGAGCTTTCAGATATCCTTTGAAGAGCATGAATCAAAGAGGTTAGTTGATGAAGTGAAGCGATGGAAAGCTGCTTTTGCTGAAGTTGGTAAATTAAAAGGTTGGCATATAGATGGTGGGAAACTTGATAG ACCTGAAGCCGAATATATCAAGGATATTATTGAATATGTTACGGAAAAGTTGACAAATAGCAGATCTAAAAGTGCTTCTGACGAACTGGTTGGATTGGATTATCAGAAAAACATGATTTTGAGGCTGATTGAGCGAAAAGACTGTCGTGCAATTGGACTTTGGGGAATAGGTGGTATAACCAAAACTCCCCTTGTTGACGATGTACATAAGGAAGTCTCTCCGAAGTCCGGAGATTGTAATGATTTTCATCAAAATGTTAGTGAGAATATAGAAAAGCAAGAGACGAGATCTTTAAGAAATGATCTTTTTTCCAAACTATTAAATGAAGAAATATGCATAGACACCCTTTTGATTGGACCTAGTTTTATCCAAGAGAAACTAAACAATAAGGAAGGTTTCAAGAGGAAACAAGACCGAGTTTTTACTGGGTTAGTGACACTACAAGTTGGGAAATGGAATACCTCTT TACCCATCAAACAAAATCCACATATGCTATTGTTGATGCCTTTTCAAGCCAAAGGTGATGACATCGAGGGTAACCGAAATGCTGAAAGCATCATGTTGGATGAACAAACCTTACAAAGGGACCTGCAGATTACCATCGAGGAAGAAAACTATGCTGAAGCAGCAAAAATCAAGGATGATCTTCGAGTCCTACATGAGGATAGTAAGGCTTTGGTACTGATAGCAAATTTTGGGTTTTATGATGCTTTTAGGAGAGGGGATCTAGCCATGATGCAAAACCTTTGGGTAAAAGGAGATGATGTCTGTTGTGTGCACCCAGGGGGGAATGGGATATCTGGTTATGATTCCATAATGAAAAGCTGGAAAATTGTGTGGATGAACTTCGAATTTCCACTAGAGATAAAGCTGAAAAATGTTCGAGTTCATGTTAGAGGAGATTTTGGGTATGTTACGTGCATGGAATTTGTCAAGACAACAAAAGGTAGCAATTGGGGTTCGCAGTTTGTAATAAATGTGTTTGAGAGGATTAATGGCCAATGGCATATATGCATTCACCAGGCTTCTTAA